One segment of Anastrepha obliqua isolate idAnaObli1 chromosome 3, idAnaObli1_1.0, whole genome shotgun sequence DNA contains the following:
- the LOC129241429 gene encoding serine protease 1-like isoform X1 — translation MKFLVVFALLLATSYASPVLYQRNLVVPVLDDSLEGRITNGETASAGQFPYQVGLSLKLSSSSSAWCGGSLIGNQWVLTAAHCTDGVSSVTVYLGATVRTSAEATYTVSSSDIIIHASWNSNTLKNDISLIKIPSVSYSSKIQAVELPAVASSYSTYAGESAIASGWGKISDSATSVTSNLQYATLSIITNTVCARTYGTSIVTSSNICVSTTGGVSTCNGDSGGPLVLASSGVQIGLTSFGSSAGCAKGYPAAFTRLTSYLDWIKTNTGISY, via the exons ATGAAGTTCTTAGTAGTTTTCGCTCTCCTTTTGGCTACCTCCTACGCCTCTCCAGTACTCTACCAGAGGAACTTGGTTGTTCCCGTATTGGATGACAGTTTGGAAGGACGTATTACCAATGGTGAAACCGCTTCCGCTGGTCAATTCCCATACCAAGTTGGACTTTCATTGAAATTGAGCTCTTCTTCGTCAGCATGGTGCGGTGGTTCTTTGATTGGTAACCAATGGGTCCTTACTGCTGCTCACTGTACCGAtgg CGTTTCATCTGTCACCGTCTACTTGGGTGCCACTGTACGTACCTCGGCCGAGGCTACATACACTGTATCCAGCAGCGATATTATCATCCACGCCAGCTGGAATTCCAATACTTTGAAGAACGATATCTCTCTCATCAAAATTCCATCTGTTTCTTACTCCAGCAAAATTCAAGCCGTCGAATTGCCCGCTGTTGCCAGCTCCTACTCTACATATGCTGGAGAATCTGCCATTGCTTCAGGTTGGGGAAAAATCAGTGATTCCGCCACCAGTGTGACTAGCAACTTGCAATACGCCACCTTAAGCATTATTACCAACACTGTCTGTGCCCGCACTTATGGAACTTCGATTGTTACTTCTTCTAACATTTGCGTATCCACAACTGGTGGAGTTTCCACTTGCAACGGTGACTCAGGTGGCCCATTGGTGTTGGCTTCTTCGGGAGTACAGATCGGTTTAACTTCATTCGGTTCTTCAGCTGGCTGCGCTAAGGGTTATCCAGCTGCTTTCACCCGTTTGACCAGCTACCTTGACTGGATCAAGACCAACACTGGCATTTCTTACTAA